The following proteins are co-located in the Bordetella bronchialis genome:
- a CDS encoding DUF3141 domain-containing protein, giving the protein MDAGNQFARSHEIGVKVALILQKRLQAANEQYTARAREVATSAGNGADGAGPDAAGIAAALNPLNWYGYAVDAMQRSVLFWDAMRQRGNNFVENASQGLKPVLHFDYETVADGRTFDRPVNYALLRIAPPAGVVVHDNRRPYVIIDPRAGHGPGIGGFKDDSQVGVALRAGHPVYFVVFYRDPEPGQTLFDVCDAERLFVKKVRELHPDAPKPAVVGNCQGGWAAMMLAASGPDETGPIVINGAPMSYWGGAWTEGEGNNPMRYAGGILGGTWTASLLADLGDGKFDGAWLVQNFEYLNPANSLWDKYYHVYDKVDTEPPRFLEFERWWGGFYLMNREEIEWITRNLFVGNKLWSGNVGAQDSQRLDLRAIKTPIVLFASMGDNITPPQQAFNWVVDVYGSTEEVKSRGQVIVGLLHESVGHLGIFVSGKVAKKEHAQIVSVLETIESLPPGLYGMTIDEGRDKNGDARYEVEFQEYRLEDVAARLNRFQRVDEKAFEAVALVSDYLQHGYSLFAQPWVQAMSNAYTARRMRELHPLRVQNWAISDLNPWLAWLGPAAQVARTNRQTVADDHPLRRAEHAGASLVSAALDYFRDTRDALTEAAFFTVYGNVYSRYLAEGKDGALKEKIQPDPRSLPFVRAVLDAIAEGGYVEALARVSALLRRQDQPLPLSRLELRHELATEYAEYLPRISLHDWRRIRGEQEIAVRYETERAIQTLPQLLRDATDRERFLALVAKLSADERVRGLVSSEEQRAMLGRIRQALSNVKAANGKAANGKAANGRTLDNKTEHRRPAGRKAAAGRAAKPRSRQAALGPR; this is encoded by the coding sequence ATGGACGCAGGAAACCAGTTCGCCCGCAGCCACGAGATCGGCGTCAAGGTCGCCTTGATCCTGCAGAAGCGGCTGCAGGCGGCCAATGAACAGTACACCGCGCGGGCACGGGAGGTCGCCACGAGCGCAGGCAATGGCGCCGATGGCGCCGGCCCGGACGCCGCCGGCATCGCCGCGGCGCTCAATCCGCTGAACTGGTACGGCTATGCGGTCGACGCGATGCAGCGGTCCGTTCTGTTCTGGGACGCCATGCGGCAGCGGGGCAACAACTTCGTCGAGAACGCCTCGCAGGGATTGAAGCCGGTCCTGCATTTCGATTACGAAACCGTGGCGGACGGGCGGACCTTCGATCGTCCGGTGAACTACGCCCTGCTGCGCATCGCGCCGCCGGCGGGCGTGGTCGTCCACGACAACCGGCGTCCCTACGTCATCATCGACCCCCGCGCCGGGCACGGGCCGGGCATCGGGGGGTTCAAGGACGATTCCCAGGTGGGCGTGGCGCTGCGCGCGGGGCATCCGGTGTACTTCGTCGTCTTCTATCGCGACCCGGAGCCGGGCCAGACACTGTTCGACGTCTGCGATGCCGAACGCCTGTTCGTCAAGAAGGTACGTGAACTCCATCCCGACGCGCCCAAGCCGGCCGTTGTGGGCAATTGCCAGGGTGGCTGGGCGGCGATGATGCTGGCGGCCTCGGGACCGGACGAGACCGGGCCCATCGTCATCAACGGTGCGCCAATGTCCTACTGGGGCGGCGCCTGGACCGAGGGCGAAGGCAACAACCCGATGCGCTATGCCGGCGGCATACTGGGCGGGACCTGGACCGCTTCCCTGCTGGCCGATCTGGGCGACGGCAAGTTCGATGGCGCCTGGCTGGTGCAGAACTTCGAGTACCTGAATCCCGCCAATAGCCTGTGGGACAAGTACTACCACGTCTACGACAAAGTGGACACGGAGCCGCCCCGCTTCCTGGAGTTCGAGCGCTGGTGGGGCGGCTTCTACCTGATGAACCGCGAAGAAATCGAGTGGATCACCCGCAATCTTTTCGTCGGCAACAAGCTCTGGAGCGGCAACGTGGGGGCGCAGGACAGCCAGCGGCTGGACCTGCGCGCCATCAAGACGCCCATCGTGCTGTTCGCCTCCATGGGCGACAACATCACGCCGCCGCAGCAGGCGTTCAATTGGGTGGTCGATGTGTACGGCAGCACGGAGGAAGTCAAATCCCGCGGCCAGGTCATCGTGGGGCTGCTGCACGAAAGCGTCGGGCACCTGGGAATATTCGTCTCCGGCAAGGTGGCGAAGAAAGAGCACGCGCAGATCGTCTCCGTGCTGGAGACCATCGAGTCGCTGCCGCCGGGCCTGTATGGCATGACGATCGACGAAGGCCGCGACAAGAACGGCGACGCGCGGTACGAGGTCGAGTTCCAGGAGTACCGCCTGGAGGACGTCGCGGCGCGCCTGAACCGCTTCCAGCGCGTGGACGAGAAAGCCTTCGAGGCGGTCGCGCTGGTGTCGGACTACCTGCAGCACGGCTATTCCCTGTTCGCCCAGCCCTGGGTACAGGCCATGTCCAACGCGTACACGGCCCGCCGCATGCGCGAACTGCATCCGCTGCGGGTACAGAACTGGGCGATCTCGGACCTGAATCCCTGGCTGGCGTGGCTGGGCCCGGCGGCGCAGGTTGCCAGGACCAACCGCCAGACCGTGGCGGACGACCATCCCCTGCGGCGGGCCGAGCATGCCGGCGCATCGCTGGTCAGCGCCGCCCTCGACTATTTCCGGGATACGCGCGACGCCCTGACCGAGGCGGCGTTCTTCACCGTGTACGGCAATGTCTATTCCCGCTACCTGGCCGAAGGCAAGGATGGCGCCCTGAAGGAGAAAATCCAGCCGGATCCCCGCAGCCTGCCTTTCGTGCGCGCCGTCCTGGACGCGATCGCGGAAGGCGGCTACGTGGAAGCGCTGGCGCGTGTATCCGCCTTGCTCAGGCGGCAGGACCAGCCCCTGCCCTTGTCGCGCCTGGAATTGCGCCACGAGCTGGCCACCGAATACGCCGAATACCTGCCGCGCATCAGCCTGCACGACTGGCGCCGCATCCGCGGCGAGCAGGAGATAGCCGTGCGGTACGAGACCGAACGGGCCATCCAGACGCTGCCGCAACTGTTGCGCGACGCCACCGACCGGGAACGCTTCCTGGCGCTGGTCGCAAAACTGTCCGCCGACGAGCGGGTACGCGGGCTGGTATCCAGCGAGGAGCAGCGGGCGATGCTGGGACGGATCCGCCAAGCGCTGTCCAACGTCAAGGCCGCCAACGGCAAGGCGGCAAATGGCAAGGCGGCCAATGGCCGTACCTTGGACAACAAAACGGAGCACCGCAGGCCGGCAGGAAGGAAGGCGGCAGCGGGCCGCGCGGCAAAGCCGCGCTCCCGCCAGGCCGCGCTCGGGCCCAGATAA
- a CDS encoding copper chaperone PCu(A)C has product MPFSRLSLAAAVAAMAFHGAALAHDYKIRDIEIDDAWVRATAPGQSAGGGYMEIENDGNAPDQLIGIRSDAAANVSIHQTVTSNGVSTMREVEGGVTVPAKGEVKFTPGGYHVMFEKLKAPFKEGMEIPATLTFRQAGEVEIKFKVKPLTYKAPAMSGHMDHGAMGNTGGMGGHTMHGQSK; this is encoded by the coding sequence ATGCCGTTTTCACGCCTGAGCCTTGCCGCCGCCGTCGCCGCCATGGCCTTCCATGGCGCCGCGCTGGCGCACGACTACAAGATCCGCGACATCGAGATCGACGACGCGTGGGTACGTGCCACGGCGCCCGGCCAGAGCGCGGGCGGCGGCTATATGGAAATCGAGAACGACGGCAACGCGCCGGACCAGCTGATCGGCATCCGCTCCGACGCCGCGGCGAACGTCAGCATCCACCAGACGGTCACCAGCAACGGCGTGTCGACGATGCGGGAAGTCGAGGGCGGCGTCACCGTCCCCGCCAAGGGCGAAGTGAAGTTCACCCCCGGCGGCTATCACGTCATGTTCGAAAAGCTGAAAGCGCCCTTCAAGGAAGGCATGGAGATTCCCGCCACCCTGACCTTCCGCCAGGCGGGCGAGGTGGAAATCAAGTTCAAGGTCAAGCCGCTGACCTACAAGGCGCCGGCCATGAGCGGCCACATGGACCATGGCGCCATGGGCAATACGGGCGGCATGGGCGGGCACACGATGCATGGCCAATCGAAGTAG
- a CDS encoding branched-chain amino acid ABC transporter permease encodes MILLQLVYSGIALGMIYAVIAFGYQLTFATSGTLNFGQGEALMLGALVGLSLVGLGVNYWVMIPLVCLFGFVQGALVERVGVRPAIKTRSEFGWIMATIALGIIFRNVAENVWGRDDLPFPAPLPMSPIQLAGANVLPMELLVVIGALAMMFVVEVFNRRSIYGKAFVATSADRDAAGLMGINTNLVITLSYALSSLTAAFAGVLIAPLTLTGATMGAVLGLKAFAVAIIGGLSSGAGVIVGGLILGIAETTTGFYLSTGYKDVPGLVLLLLVLAVKPAGLFGKTAIRKV; translated from the coding sequence ATGATTCTTCTGCAACTCGTCTACAGCGGCATCGCGCTGGGCATGATCTACGCCGTGATCGCCTTCGGCTACCAGCTGACCTTCGCCACGTCCGGCACGCTGAACTTCGGGCAGGGCGAAGCGCTGATGCTGGGGGCGCTGGTCGGCCTGTCCCTGGTGGGACTGGGCGTGAACTACTGGGTCATGATTCCCCTGGTATGCCTGTTCGGCTTCGTGCAGGGGGCACTGGTCGAACGGGTGGGGGTGCGGCCCGCCATCAAGACCCGGTCGGAGTTCGGCTGGATCATGGCGACCATCGCGCTGGGCATTATTTTCCGCAACGTCGCGGAAAACGTCTGGGGCCGCGATGACCTGCCGTTCCCGGCGCCGCTGCCGATGTCGCCGATCCAGCTGGCCGGTGCCAACGTGCTGCCCATGGAGCTGCTGGTGGTGATCGGCGCCTTGGCGATGATGTTCGTGGTGGAAGTCTTCAACCGCCGCTCCATCTACGGCAAGGCCTTCGTCGCCACCTCGGCCGACCGCGACGCCGCGGGGCTGATGGGCATCAACACCAACCTGGTCATCACGCTGTCCTATGCCCTGTCGTCCCTGACCGCGGCCTTCGCCGGCGTGCTGATCGCGCCGTTGACCCTGACCGGCGCCACCATGGGGGCGGTGCTGGGGCTGAAGGCCTTCGCCGTCGCGATCATCGGCGGGCTGTCCAGCGGCGCGGGGGTGATCGTCGGCGGCCTGATCCTGGGCATCGCCGAGACCACCACCGGCTTTTACCTGTCCACCGGCTACAAGGACGTTCCGGGACTGGTGCTGCTGTTGCTCGTGCTGGCCGTCAAACCCGCCGGCCTGTTCGGCAAGACCGCGATCCGCAAGGTCTGA
- a CDS encoding LysR family transcriptional regulator ArgP yields MNLDHAQLRALAAVVREGSFERAAAALHVTPSAVSQRIKALEDRVGRLLVQRTTPAAATPDGRVLVQLAEQAALLEHDALNRLGVAEDAPHATLPIAVNHDSLETWFMDAAVDFAARTNATLDLRAEDQDHTAELLRGGAVMGAVTTLAEPVQGCRLHALGSMRYAATCSPDFHRRYFAHGVDARSLGQAPVLVYNRKDALQGRFARRILRGAPWQPPVWWLPSTRAFVRASLAGLGWTMNPLQLVQADLDAGRLVLLRARAFEDTPLYWQHWRVASDAMSALTEAVLAAARGAGLRVQRAERR; encoded by the coding sequence ATGAATCTCGACCATGCCCAGCTGCGCGCGCTGGCCGCCGTCGTGCGGGAAGGCAGCTTCGAGCGCGCCGCGGCCGCCCTGCACGTCACGCCCTCGGCCGTATCCCAACGGATCAAGGCGCTGGAGGACCGCGTGGGACGCCTGCTGGTACAGCGCACCACACCGGCCGCGGCCACCCCGGACGGCCGGGTACTCGTGCAATTGGCGGAACAGGCGGCGCTGCTGGAGCACGACGCGCTAAATCGCCTGGGCGTGGCGGAGGACGCCCCGCATGCCACCCTGCCGATCGCGGTCAATCACGACAGCCTGGAAACCTGGTTCATGGATGCCGCCGTGGACTTCGCCGCGCGCACCAACGCAACGCTGGACCTGCGCGCGGAGGACCAGGACCACACCGCCGAACTGCTGCGTGGCGGCGCCGTGATGGGCGCGGTCACCACGCTGGCCGAACCGGTGCAGGGCTGCCGCTTGCATGCGCTGGGCAGCATGCGCTACGCCGCGACCTGCAGCCCGGATTTCCATCGCCGCTATTTCGCCCATGGCGTGGATGCGCGCTCGCTGGGCCAGGCCCCCGTACTGGTCTACAACCGCAAGGACGCATTGCAGGGCCGCTTCGCGCGCCGCATTCTGCGCGGCGCGCCGTGGCAGCCGCCGGTGTGGTGGCTGCCCTCGACACGCGCTTTCGTGCGGGCCTCGCTGGCCGGCCTGGGGTGGACCATGAATCCGCTGCAGCTGGTCCAGGCCGACCTGGACGCCGGGCGGCTGGTGCTGCTGCGGGCCCGGGCCTTCGAGGACACGCCGCTGTACTGGCAGCATTGGCGGGTGGCGTCCGACGCCATGTCCGCGCTCACGGAAGCGGTCCTGGCGGCCGCCCGCGGCGCGGGCCTGCGCGTGCAGCGGGCCGAACGCCGGTAG
- a CDS encoding LysE/ArgO family amino acid transporter encodes MNAAFALSSVLLPWASGLGTGLGLFAAVGAQSAFILRQGLQRAHVGSVIAVCAAADAVCIVASVLAWRTLSARAAWIVPAMAWAGAVFLAVYALRAARRAWSPGGALAPAGQAMASRGAAMLAALGFTVLNPHFWLDIVLVGSLAQAFDRNAAAYAAGAITASVLWLLVLGGGARLLRPVFRDPRAWRVLDGGIALVMALLACRLLARVL; translated from the coding sequence ATGAATGCCGCTTTTGCCTTGTCCTCTGTTCTGCTGCCCTGGGCCTCGGGCCTGGGCACCGGCCTGGGCCTGTTCGCCGCGGTGGGCGCGCAAAGCGCGTTCATCCTGCGCCAGGGCCTGCAGCGTGCGCACGTCGGCAGCGTGATCGCCGTATGCGCCGCCGCCGACGCCGTCTGCATCGTGGCCAGCGTGCTGGCGTGGCGCACGCTGTCGGCGCGTGCGGCCTGGATCGTGCCCGCCATGGCCTGGGCCGGCGCCGTCTTCCTGGCGGTCTATGCCCTGCGTGCCGCCCGCCGCGCGTGGTCGCCCGGCGGTGCGCTCGCGCCGGCGGGGCAGGCCATGGCAAGCCGCGGCGCCGCCATGCTGGCGGCGCTGGGCTTCACCGTGCTCAATCCGCACTTCTGGCTGGACATCGTCCTGGTGGGCTCGCTCGCGCAGGCCTTCGACCGCAACGCCGCGGCCTATGCGGCCGGCGCCATCACCGCCAGCGTGCTGTGGCTGCTGGTACTGGGCGGCGGCGCGCGGCTGCTGCGGCCCGTGTTCCGCGATCCGCGCGCATGGCGGGTCCTGGACGGCGGCATCGCCCTGGTCATGGCCTTGCTGGCCTGCCGGCTGCTGGCGCGGGTGCTCTAG
- a CDS encoding phosphate acetyltransferase, with translation MQAEHEKYQRLIDYCKTIPPTPTAVAHPCDESSLEGAMQAARMGLIAPILVGPRERLRQIAETHAIDISGVEIVDAPHSAAAAAAAVALVKEGRAEALMKGSLHTDELMAAVVSRDAGLRTARRISHCFVMDVPGREDALIITDAAVNIAPTLEEKADILQNAIDFAHALRIREVRVAVLSAMETVSAKVPSTVEAAALCKMVDRGQITGALVDGPLALDNAIDPEAARIKKIQSAVAGRANVLMAPDLEAGNMLAKSLSFLAGADAAGIVLGARVPVILTSRADKVMTRLASCAVAVLVAQARRESAKVEG, from the coding sequence ATGCAAGCCGAACACGAGAAGTACCAGCGCCTGATCGACTACTGCAAGACCATCCCGCCCACGCCCACGGCCGTGGCGCACCCCTGCGACGAGTCGTCGCTGGAGGGCGCGATGCAGGCCGCCAGGATGGGGCTGATCGCGCCCATCCTGGTCGGGCCGCGCGAGCGCCTGCGGCAGATCGCGGAAACGCACGCGATAGACATCTCCGGCGTGGAGATCGTCGACGCACCGCACAGCGCGGCGGCCGCCGCCGCCGCGGTGGCGCTGGTCAAGGAAGGCAGGGCCGAAGCCTTGATGAAAGGCAGCCTGCACACCGACGAACTGATGGCCGCCGTGGTCAGCCGGGACGCCGGCCTGCGCACGGCGCGGCGCATCAGCCACTGCTTCGTGATGGACGTGCCGGGCCGCGAAGATGCCCTGATCATCACCGACGCGGCCGTCAACATCGCGCCGACGCTGGAAGAAAAAGCCGATATCCTGCAAAACGCCATCGACTTCGCGCATGCGCTGCGGATACGCGAAGTCCGCGTGGCGGTGCTCTCCGCGATGGAAACCGTCAGCGCCAAGGTACCTTCCACCGTCGAGGCAGCGGCGCTGTGCAAAATGGTGGATCGCGGACAGATCACCGGCGCCCTGGTCGACGGCCCCCTCGCCCTGGACAACGCCATAGATCCGGAGGCGGCCCGCATCAAGAAAATCCAGTCGGCCGTGGCGGGGCGCGCCAACGTGCTCATGGCGCCCGACCTGGAGGCCGGCAACATGCTGGCCAAGAGCCTTTCCTTCCTGGCGGGCGCCGACGCCGCCGGTATCGTCCTGGGCGCGCGCGTACCGGTCATACTGACCAGCCGGGCCGATAAAGTGATGACGCGGCTTGCCTCCTGCGCGGTGGCCGTACTGGTCGCCCAGGCGCGCCGCGAAAGCGCCAAGGTCGAGGGCTGA
- a CDS encoding RNA-binding protein, protein MAALLINHVQDTTSDEDVRKFLMKYGFPSYDRIQRVAGDGSRPAVLLTFDDCSAAALRTLLPRIHQIFWNNHTITALVLSEPRE, encoded by the coding sequence ATGGCTGCTCTGCTGATCAACCATGTACAGGACACGACGTCGGACGAGGACGTGCGCAAATTCCTGATGAAGTACGGTTTCCCGTCGTACGACCGCATCCAGCGCGTCGCCGGGGACGGCTCGCGCCCGGCGGTCCTGCTTACCTTCGACGACTGCAGCGCGGCGGCCTTGCGCACTCTGCTGCCGCGGATCCACCAGATATTCTGGAACAACCACACGATTACCGCGCTGGTGCTGAGCGAGCCGCGCGAATGA
- a CDS encoding ABC transporter substrate-binding protein — translation MTHRLKLLVGTLAFALAGGAHAADPIKIGVSGPYTGGSSSMGVSMRDGVRLAAEEINKNGGVLGRQLVLIERDDEAKNERGVQIAQELINKEQVVATVGFINTGVALASQRFYQDAKIPVFNNVATGSVITHQFNAPEYPDNYVFRNAAHDSIQAPMIVEEAVVRDGYKKVAILADSTNYGQLGREDLEKALAAKGVKAVAVEKFNIKDVDMTAQLLKSKQAGAEAILTYGIGPELAQIANGMAKLGWKVPMVGSWTLSMANYIDNAGANGAGARMPQTFIQEPNTPKRKAFIDAYLAKFKPKNNRIDSPVSAAQGYDSIYLLAAAIKQANSTEGPKIREALENLQSPVEGVVMTYDHPFTHDDHDAITPNLVVFGEVKDGRVVYAYPDDIKATAQPRKKDASAKVASLPAK, via the coding sequence ATGACGCATCGCCTGAAACTGCTGGTAGGAACCCTTGCTTTCGCATTGGCCGGCGGCGCCCACGCCGCGGACCCCATCAAGATCGGTGTATCGGGCCCGTATACCGGCGGCTCTTCGTCCATGGGCGTCAGCATGCGCGACGGCGTGCGGCTGGCGGCGGAGGAAATCAACAAGAATGGCGGAGTGCTGGGACGGCAGCTGGTGCTGATCGAGCGGGACGACGAAGCCAAGAACGAACGCGGCGTGCAGATCGCCCAGGAGCTGATCAACAAGGAACAGGTCGTCGCCACGGTGGGGTTCATCAATACCGGCGTGGCGCTGGCGTCCCAGCGCTTCTACCAGGATGCCAAGATCCCGGTCTTCAATAACGTCGCCACGGGCAGCGTCATCACGCACCAGTTCAATGCGCCGGAATACCCGGACAACTACGTGTTCCGCAATGCCGCCCACGACAGCATCCAGGCGCCCATGATCGTCGAGGAAGCCGTGGTGCGCGACGGCTACAAGAAGGTGGCCATTCTGGCGGACTCCACCAATTACGGGCAGCTGGGCCGCGAAGACCTGGAGAAGGCGCTGGCCGCCAAGGGCGTCAAGGCCGTCGCGGTGGAGAAGTTCAATATCAAGGATGTCGACATGACGGCGCAGCTGCTGAAATCCAAGCAGGCGGGCGCCGAGGCCATCCTGACCTACGGCATCGGCCCCGAGCTGGCGCAGATCGCCAACGGCATGGCCAAGCTGGGCTGGAAAGTGCCCATGGTAGGCAGCTGGACCTTGTCCATGGCGAACTACATCGACAACGCGGGGGCCAACGGCGCGGGCGCGCGCATGCCGCAAACCTTCATCCAGGAGCCCAACACCCCCAAGCGCAAGGCCTTCATCGATGCCTACCTGGCAAAGTTCAAGCCCAAGAACAACCGCATCGATTCGCCGGTATCGGCGGCGCAGGGCTACGACTCCATCTATCTGCTCGCGGCGGCGATCAAGCAGGCCAACTCGACGGAGGGACCCAAGATCCGGGAGGCCCTGGAAAACCTGCAGTCGCCGGTGGAGGGCGTGGTCATGACCTACGACCATCCCTTCACGCATGACGACCATGACGCCATCACCCCGAACCTGGTGGTGTTCGGCGAGGTCAAGGATGGCCGCGTGGTCTACGCCTATCCCGACGACATCAAGGCTACCGCGCAGCCGCGCAAGAAGGACGCCAGCGCCAAGGTCGCCTCGCTGCCGGCCAAATAA
- a CDS encoding acetate/propionate family kinase, whose translation MADVILVLNAGSSSLKFCAFDAAAPTLPVLLGGQIAGLYVSPRFSAQSADGEPVATREWGTDAPIGHDGAVAWLVDFLREHKGSHRLVAVGHRVVHGGERFTDAVQVTPAIVAALDKLTPLAPLHQPHNLKPIEAISRLRPDLPQVACFDTAFHRAQPEVAQAFALPSSITRRGVRRYGFHGLSYEYIAGALEQYDARGAWGRTVVAHLGNGSSMCAMVNRRSVASTMGFTAVDGLPMGTRCGNLDPGVILYLMDELHMDPRAIEDLIYKRSGLLGVSGISSDMRALLASDDPRAKFAIALYVYRIGRELGSLTAAAQGIDTLVFTAGIGEHAPAIRERVCREAAWLGVTLDDAANAAHGPRISASSSPVSVWVIPTNEESMIARHTLRVACGEQAIEWAGPDIAGAPS comes from the coding sequence ATGGCCGACGTCATACTCGTGCTCAATGCCGGCTCGTCCAGCCTGAAGTTCTGCGCCTTCGACGCCGCCGCCCCTACCCTGCCGGTGCTGCTGGGGGGACAGATCGCGGGCCTGTACGTATCCCCCCGCTTCAGTGCGCAGTCGGCCGACGGCGAACCGGTCGCCACCAGGGAATGGGGCACGGACGCCCCGATCGGGCACGACGGCGCCGTCGCCTGGCTGGTGGATTTCCTGCGCGAACACAAGGGCAGCCACCGGCTCGTGGCGGTCGGCCATCGCGTCGTCCATGGCGGCGAGCGGTTCACGGACGCGGTGCAGGTAACGCCGGCGATCGTCGCGGCCCTGGACAAGTTGACCCCGCTGGCGCCGTTGCACCAGCCCCATAACCTGAAACCCATCGAGGCGATCTCCCGGCTACGCCCGGATCTGCCCCAGGTGGCCTGCTTCGACACGGCGTTTCACCGCGCCCAGCCCGAGGTCGCCCAGGCCTTCGCGCTACCGTCCTCGATCACACGGCGCGGCGTGCGCCGCTACGGCTTCCATGGCTTGTCCTACGAATACATCGCAGGCGCGCTGGAACAATACGACGCACGCGGCGCGTGGGGGCGCACCGTCGTCGCGCACCTGGGCAACGGCAGCAGCATGTGCGCCATGGTGAACCGCCGCAGCGTTGCCAGCACCATGGGCTTCACGGCGGTGGACGGGCTACCCATGGGAACGCGTTGCGGCAATCTGGATCCCGGCGTCATCCTCTACCTGATGGACGAGCTGCACATGGACCCGCGTGCCATCGAAGACCTGATCTACAAGCGCTCCGGCTTGCTGGGCGTATCCGGCATATCCAGCGACATGCGGGCCCTGCTGGCCAGCGACGACCCGCGCGCGAAGTTCGCGATCGCGCTCTATGTGTATCGCATCGGCAGGGAGCTCGGATCCCTGACCGCGGCGGCGCAGGGCATCGACACCCTGGTTTTTACCGCCGGCATCGGCGAGCACGCGCCCGCCATACGCGAGCGTGTCTGCCGCGAGGCCGCCTGGCTGGGCGTGACGCTGGACGATGCGGCGAATGCGGCGCACGGCCCGCGCATCAGCGCGTCGTCCAGCCCGGTCTCCGTGTGGGTGATTCCCACCAATGAGGAATCGATGATCGCGCGCCATACCTTGCGGGTAGCCTGCGGCGAGCAGGCAATCGAATGGGCCGGCCCGGACATCGCAGGAGCGCCATCATGA
- the fabI gene encoding enoyl-ACP reductase FabI: MTEQAFRPVLKDAKALVCGIANEHSIAYGCAKAFHELGAELAITYAGEKARPHVEPLARAMQAHIFMPLDFTQPRQLQDLFDRVHQEWGRLDVLVHSAAWAPKADLQGGLLACSADGFAQAMDISCHSFIRMARLAAPLMENGGTMFTMSYYGANRVVPNYNVMGPVKAALEACARYLAYELGPKGIRVHPVSPGPLKTRAASGLKDFDVMLNEAQRRAPLGELVDIMDVGYTCAFLATPYARRLTGETVYVDGGVHIMA; this comes from the coding sequence ATGACCGAACAAGCTTTCCGCCCCGTGCTGAAGGACGCCAAGGCGCTGGTGTGCGGCATCGCCAACGAACATTCCATCGCCTATGGCTGCGCCAAGGCCTTCCACGAGCTGGGCGCCGAGCTCGCCATTACCTACGCCGGCGAGAAGGCCAGGCCCCACGTGGAGCCGCTGGCCCGCGCGATGCAGGCGCACATTTTCATGCCGCTGGACTTCACGCAGCCACGGCAGCTGCAGGACTTGTTCGACCGCGTGCACCAGGAATGGGGCCGCCTGGACGTGCTGGTGCATTCGGCGGCCTGGGCGCCCAAGGCCGACCTGCAAGGCGGGCTGCTGGCCTGCTCGGCCGACGGTTTCGCCCAGGCCATGGACATTTCCTGCCACTCCTTCATCCGGATGGCGCGCCTGGCGGCGCCCTTGATGGAGAACGGCGGGACGATGTTCACCATGAGCTACTACGGCGCCAACCGGGTCGTGCCCAACTACAACGTCATGGGGCCGGTCAAGGCGGCGCTGGAGGCCTGCGCGCGCTATCTGGCCTACGAGCTGGGCCCCAAGGGTATCCGAGTGCATCCCGTGTCGCCGGGGCCCTTGAAGACGCGGGCGGCCTCCGGCCTGAAGGACTTCGATGTCATGCTGAACGAAGCCCAGCGGCGCGCGCCGCTGGGGGAACTGGTGGACATCATGGACGTGGGCTATACCTGCGCCTTCCTGGCCACCCCCTACGCCCGACGGCTTACCGGCGAAACGGTCTATGTGGACGGAGGCGTGCACATCATGGCGTAG